From Bacteroidales bacterium, one genomic window encodes:
- a CDS encoding DUF2007 domain-containing protein has protein sequence MKVVKHYTDAFAANIAKGMLENEGIPAAVLNQNQVFAGLPTDLGTIDLAVEDENYERALKLIEATSKEE, from the coding sequence ATGAAAGTTGTAAAACATTACACAGATGCTTTTGCAGCAAACATTGCAAAAGGAATGCTTGAGAATGAGGGAATACCGGCAGCGGTACTAAATCAGAATCAGGTATTTGCAGGTCTGCCTACAGACCTGGGCACTATTGACCTGGCGGTAGAAGATGAGAATTATGAACGTGCGCTTAAGCTAATTGAAGCCACTTCCAAAGAGGAATAA
- a CDS encoding DUF3109 family protein: protein MIRIKDCLVSSEIITECFSCDYVRCKGCCCVIGDSGAPLDAREPALLEKEFENYKKYLPGVSLQTIKDQGFSVIDADGDLVTPLVNGHECAYSFTDEKGYTFCAVEKSSCGFRKPISCWLYPIRVSRLSNGLYALNLSREHLCREAFEKGAKEKVPVFKFLREPLIYRFGEDFYSSLEVASISLSARS, encoded by the coding sequence ATAATCAGAATTAAAGATTGCCTTGTAAGCTCGGAAATAATTACCGAGTGTTTCTCTTGCGACTATGTTAGATGCAAGGGGTGTTGTTGCGTAATTGGAGATAGCGGCGCTCCGCTTGATGCGCGCGAGCCTGCTTTGCTGGAGAAAGAGTTTGAAAATTACAAAAAATATCTGCCCGGAGTCTCTTTGCAAACTATTAAAGACCAAGGATTTTCCGTTATTGATGCTGACGGGGATTTAGTCACGCCGCTTGTTAACGGGCATGAATGCGCATACTCTTTTACAGATGAAAAAGGTTATACTTTTTGTGCCGTTGAAAAGAGCAGTTGCGGATTTCGCAAGCCAATTTCCTGCTGGCTTTATCCTATAAGAGTATCACGTCTTTCGAATGGACTTTATGCTTTAAACTTAAGCCGGGAACACCTTTGCCGTGAGGCATTTGAGAAAGGAGCAAAAGAAAAGGTCCCCGTTTTTAAATTCTTGCGGGAACCTTTAATTTACAGATTTGGAGAAGATTTTTATTCCTCTTTGGAAGTGGCTTCAATTAGCTTAAGCGCACGTTCATAA